From Anopheles darlingi chromosome 2, idAnoDarlMG_H_01, whole genome shotgun sequence, the proteins below share one genomic window:
- the LOC125950027 gene encoding uncharacterized protein LOC125950027, with protein sequence MWSKLFLATFLLGLTLADKQNTTEQSVAGAATKEKRQTEHETRSIPLSLIASRRQQPHQHHQQQHQQQQEYYQSDEAAAQYYAQAQPSGGQPHKASQASQEQPQYQELPPEYISLLHQLAEHQPKGAAAKQGKAVVQQHQYDQQQQQQHQQQSHAQHANQNQIQYITEEEYAQLLKQAQQQQPNPAAVGPHHQHHHQHQPQPQGLPAYGRPSGHGPAPHKYRPAIQLLETNEDQPGSYGQGEGGEQYRIQYKSIQQSGTVTPVAKPISSFSFEKELAKLVESNRPLPYRPLAHAHPGHHEGAHEAQRYGPTPSPQSHEYTYVQAGPAPAHDHVAPVQHPKHSKAQYIAPFAQGQPLTGPKITPAHLQVGPQKFSDTPAQKYQYIASPESVAPKGHHPHSQHYHQAPSHQGQQYFAEVSPKQHAGTPSPKIQYYVPKEKNVQVYYQQQQQQQQLKEQQTIEQHSPQHPMKIVEAPQLQNEKPQKTVQSLHRPRPVEQQLQQQQHRYAPREKQQDQSPISSDPHVPSRSAIFVSQSTGVNQATAAATPAPAAHYGDKQLKVPPKIDRPLTQEEFQALVDAGYSVVPVPVPVPVPISQYQAQQAALAAGGHPGARGGPHPTPSSGGRQVAQASRYHLHQLAAAENNPNQVVTYLRPLHLDPFSAGVRGPHKAAP encoded by the exons CAACGTTCCTGCTAGGGTTAACGCTAGCGGACAAGCAGAACACAACCGAACAATCGGTGGCCGGTGCTGCCACCAAGGAAAAGCGACAGACGGAACACGAGACGCGATCGATTCCACTCTCGCTAATTGCCAGCCGTCGCCAGCAGCcacatcagcaccatcagcagcagcaccagcagcaacaggagtaCTATCAGAgtgatgaagctgctgcacaGTACTATGCCCAGGCGCAACCGAGCGGCGGTCAGCCCCACAAAGCTTCACAAGCCTCTCAGGAGCAGCCCCAGTACCAGGAG CTTCCTCCCGAGTACATCAGTCTGCTGCACCAACTGGCTGAGCATCAGCCGAAGGGAGCTGCGGCAAAACAGGGCAAGGCTGtcgtccagcagcaccagtacgaccagcaacagcaacaacagcatcaacagcagagTCACGCTCAACATGCCAACCAGAACCAAATCCAGTACATCACCGAGGAGGAGTACGCGCAGCTACTGAAAcaagcgcagcaacagcaaccgaacccGGCTGCTGTAGGTccacatcatcagcaccatcaccagcatcaaccgcaaccgcaggGATTGCCGGCTTACGGTAGACCTTCAGGCCATGGTCCAG CTCCGCACAAGTATCGGCCAGCGATTCAGCTGCTCGAAACAAATGAAGATCAACCGGGATCATACGGACAGGGTGAGGGTGGTGAGCAGTATCGCATCCAGTACAAGAGCATCCAGCAATCCGGTACAGTGACGCCCGTCGCCAAGCCAATTAGCTCTTTTTCCTTCGAAAAGGAACTCGCTAAGTTGGTAGAATCCAATCGGCCACTCCCGTACCGTCCGCTGGCGCATGCCCATCCCGGCCATCACGAAGGGGCGCATGAGGCGCAACGTTACGGCCCGACACCGAGCCCGCAATCGCATGAGTACACCTACGTGCAGGCTGGTCCAGCTCCGGCCCATGATCACGTTGCACCGGTGCAGCATCCGAAACATTCCAAGGCCCAGTACATTGCTCCTTTCGCCCAAGGTCAACCGTTGACGGGACCGAAAATTACTCCAGCCCATCTGCAGGTGGGACCCCAGAAGTTCAGTGATACCCCGGCCCAGAAGTACCAGTACATTGCGAGCCCTGAGTCCGTTGCACCGAAGGGACACCATCCACATTCGCAACATTACCACCAGGCACCATCGCACCAGGGTCAGCAGTACTTTGCCGAAGTCTCCCCTAAGCAGCACGCTGGAACTCCTTCGCCCAAGATTCAGTATTACGTgccgaaggagaagaacgTTCAGGTAtactaccagcaacagcagcaacaacaacagctgaaaGAACAGCAAACGATCGAGCAACACTCACCCCAACATCCGATGAAGATTGTCGAGGCGCCACAGCTGCAAAACGAGAAACCACAGAAGACTGTTCAATCTCTGCATCGTCCACGACCggttgagcagcagctgcagcagcagcagcatcgatatGCGCCACGTGAAAAGCAGCAGGATCAGAGTCCGATCTCGAGTGATCCGCATGTTCCTTCCCGTTCTGCCATCTTTGTGTCGCAGTCGACGGGAGTGAATCAGGCCACGGCTGCCGCTACACCTGCCCCGGCAGCTCATTATGGTGATAAGCAACTGAAGGTGCCGCCAAAGATTGATCGTCCCCTGACGCAGGAGGAATTCCAAGCGCTGGTTGATGCCGGCTACTCcgtggtcccggtcccggtacccGTCCCAGTGCCAATTTCTCAGTACCAGGCCCAACAGGCAGCCCTTGCCGCAGGTGGTCACCCGGGTGCTCGAGGTGGACCACACCCAACGCCATCCTCAGGTGGCCGACAGGTTGCACAAGCTTCTCGCTACCATTTACACCAGTTGGCCGCGGCCGAGAACAATCCCAACCAAGTCGTTACGTACCTGCGTCCGCTACATCTCGATCCATTCTCGGCCGGTGTACGTGGACCGCATAAGGCTGCTCCTTAG
- the LOC125950063 gene encoding uncharacterized protein LOC125950063 isoform X2 — MQTLFLRALNLSGSVFSRNQSCAISPILNQYGANRYYGQSSGEHSNETTTMEDYKNAKSVYDFTVKDSHGADVSLETYRGKVLLIVNIASKCGLTKGNYAELTELAEKYADKEFKILSFPCDQFGGQMPEKDGEEMVCHLRSAKANVGDVFAKIDVNGDGASPLYKYLKHKQGGTLGDSIKWNFAKFLVNRDGQPVDRYAPTTSPNSIIKDIDKLLG, encoded by the exons atgcaaaCTCTGTTCCTCCGTGCTTTGAACTTATCCGGTAGTGTTTTTTCTCGAAATCAATCTTGCGCAATTTCACCCATTTTGAACCAA TACGGTGCCAATCGATATTACGGCCAGTCCAGTGGAGAACACTCGAACGAAACGACCACGATGGAGGATTACAAGAACGCCAAGTCGGTGTACGATTTCACCGTGAAGGATTCCCACGGTGCCGATGTGAGCCTGGAAACGTACCGTGGCAAGGTGCTGCTTATCGTCAACATTGCCTCCAAGTGTGGCCTGACCAAGGGCAACTACGCCGAGCTGACCGAGCTGGCCGAAAAGTACGCCGATAAGG AATTCAAAATCCTATCGTTCCCCTGCGATCAGTTCGGTGGCCAGATGCCGGAGAAGGATGGTGAGGAGATGGTGTGTCATTTGCGCTCGGCGAAGGCGAACGTTGGCGATGTGTTTGCGAAG ATCGACGTCAACGGTGACGGGGCCAGTCCGCTCTACAAGTATCTCAAGCACAAGCAAGGTGGCACACTGGGCGATTCGATCAAGTGGAACTTTGCCAAATTTCTGGTCAATCGCGATGGCCAACCGGTGGACCGCTATGCACCGACCACATCACCGAACAGTATTATAAAGGATATTGACAAACTGCTAGGCTAA
- the LOC125950063 gene encoding uncharacterized protein LOC125950063 isoform X1, whose protein sequence is MQTLFLRALNLSGSVFSRNQSCAISPILNQYGANRYYGQSSGEHSNETTTMEDYKNAKSVYDFTVKDSHGADVSLETYRGKVLLIVNIASKCGLTKGNYAELTELAEKYADKEFKILSFPCDQFGGQMPEKDGEEMVCHLRSAKANVGDVFAKIKVNGDEADPLYKYLKHKQGGILGDSIKWNFSKFLVNKDGQPVDRYAPTTSPSSIVKDIEKLLAV, encoded by the exons atgcaaaCTCTGTTCCTCCGTGCTTTGAACTTATCCGGTAGTGTTTTTTCTCGAAATCAATCTTGCGCAATTTCACCCATTTTGAACCAA TACGGTGCCAATCGATATTACGGCCAGTCCAGTGGAGAACACTCGAACGAAACGACCACGATGGAGGATTACAAGAACGCCAAGTCGGTGTACGATTTCACCGTGAAGGATTCCCACGGTGCCGATGTGAGCCTGGAAACGTACCGTGGCAAGGTGCTGCTTATCGTCAACATTGCCTCCAAGTGTGGCCTGACCAAGGGCAACTACGCCGAGCTGACCGAGCTGGCCGAAAAGTACGCCGATAAGG AATTCAAAATCCTATCGTTCCCCTGCGATCAGTTCGGTGGCCAGATGCCGGAGAAGGATGGTGAGGAGATGGTGTGTCATTTGCGCTCGGCGAAGGCGAACGTTGGCGATGTGTTTGCGAAG ATCAAGGTAAATGGTGATGAAGCCGATCCACTGTACAAGTACCTGAAGCACAAACAGGGCGGCATTCTGGGCGACTCGATCAAGTGGAACTTCTCCAAGTTCCTCGTCAACAAGGATGGCCAACCGGTGGACCGTTACGCACCGACCACATCccccagcagcatcgtcaagGACATCGAGAAGCTACTGGCCGTCTAA
- the LOC125950063 gene encoding uncharacterized protein LOC125950063 isoform X3, producing MSLKVVILTVTGVLIAYGANRYYGQSSGEHSNETTTMEDYKNAKSVYDFTVKDSHGADVSLETYRGKVLLIVNIASKCGLTKGNYAELTELAEKYADKEFKILSFPCDQFGGQMPEKDGEEMVCHLRSAKANVGDVFAKIKVNGDEADPLYKYLKHKQGGILGDSIKWNFSKFLVNKDGQPVDRYAPTTSPSSIVKDIEKLLAV from the exons ATGTCGCTGAAAGTGGTGATACTAACCGTAACGGGTGTATTAATAGCC TACGGTGCCAATCGATATTACGGCCAGTCCAGTGGAGAACACTCGAACGAAACGACCACGATGGAGGATTACAAGAACGCCAAGTCGGTGTACGATTTCACCGTGAAGGATTCCCACGGTGCCGATGTGAGCCTGGAAACGTACCGTGGCAAGGTGCTGCTTATCGTCAACATTGCCTCCAAGTGTGGCCTGACCAAGGGCAACTACGCCGAGCTGACCGAGCTGGCCGAAAAGTACGCCGATAAGG AATTCAAAATCCTATCGTTCCCCTGCGATCAGTTCGGTGGCCAGATGCCGGAGAAGGATGGTGAGGAGATGGTGTGTCATTTGCGCTCGGCGAAGGCGAACGTTGGCGATGTGTTTGCGAAG ATCAAGGTAAATGGTGATGAAGCCGATCCACTGTACAAGTACCTGAAGCACAAACAGGGCGGCATTCTGGGCGACTCGATCAAGTGGAACTTCTCCAAGTTCCTCGTCAACAAGGATGGCCAACCGGTGGACCGTTACGCACCGACCACATCccccagcagcatcgtcaagGACATCGAGAAGCTACTGGCCGTCTAA
- the LOC125950064 gene encoding glutathione peroxidase-like translates to MQSQPEKAKSIFEFSAADLNGNEVPLQRYQGTVCLIVNFSTKDAAFDKVLALLTPLYRKYHNESRKDLNILFFPCFQFGSKETPDEIVARFEGATNGDGSPIGEIFAEIEVNGSKAPGLYRYLKSRKAGNCGGFVNSNFTLFLTDRHGVPVERLNAGIHPYMLEDMIDGLLR, encoded by the exons atgcagtcgcaaccggaaaagGCAAAATCGATCTTCGAATTCAGCGCCGCCGATCTCAACGGTAACGAGGTCCCGCTCCAACGCTACCAGGGCACGGTCTGTCTGATCGTGAACTTCTCCACCAAGGATGCCGCCTTCGACAAGGTGTTGGCGCTTCTCACGCCCCTCTACCGAAAGTATCACAACGAGTCTCGGAAAG ACCTGAACATCCTGTTCTTCCCATGCTTCCAGTTCGGCTCCAAGGAGACGCCGGACGAGATAGTGGCCCGGTTCGAGGGCGCCACCAACGGCGACGGTTCACCGATCGGTGAGATCTTCGCCGAGATCGAG GTGAACGGTTCGAAGGCACCGGGTCTGTATCGGTATCTGAAGTCGCGCAAGGCAGGCAACTGTGGCGGGTTCGTGAACAGCAACTTTACCCTCTTTCTCACCGATCGCCATGGCGTGCCGGTGGAAAGGTTAAACGCTGGAATTCATCCTTACATGCTCGAGGATATGATCGACGGTTTGCTACGCTAA
- the LOC125959288 gene encoding mucin-5AC-like: MTMLPLLLLPCLALLESATAGYLAVPLQSPAGVTYVNSQQHIGLLAGPARLTQQPATIIDARHSAAIAVTPEPAPTYYSYNNPQPVFGKASYTPSSVQYHTYGNPTVRVFEPKSFVYGVQTASSVPSPTTHTVHQHQVPVTVTTQYHHQQQTPTTIVHEAPVARVPVPTPVPVHVPVHVPVHVPVAVPVAPTYTKTVTTGPTYVTSAPPPPPPPPPAVTVVKQVPFVRSRKYKVRRPAIQNQFYDIEERVIIRPVGTALVELEQPISQTETRTKTTTKTTVTEKRPVYSPPPPPLPEVHSVAEEEEHEETIYKTRVGGPQVVTKTTTVYTERPPVFQKSGYDRLEASKTEDRAQIRTETQVSAASTAKASDAEFIDGSVTAVQDQPAQPARPVFTQGHAIYHGHQQGHQTAYLNPFTPHLAPHPYLYHPANAGHLLHHVAYVDQHSPALYATHPGAVHHPQTVFHVPSTTPLYPVPAVPAVTPVHDCDGANDPPKTSSEYLPPSSSSVTPVSPTTPSPSPVGTTTPYPPTSTPGSFADAEEEYDDSIVVNARSGATDGYSSTESDYDSTTVASSSVPTATPSYYHDKYRGESANGQSESHSEGRDRSQGSFEITYATRTTPASDLVAFDPSTASASFDLGPSHTIPRGFSFPSTTPRPTTSSSAQLASSSSSTAAASQQAASTSSTAASQRSITIISSTTPRTVSARFSDDSASLATSSQLSQSSSSSQSVVVGEGLTREQIHANQEQFIKLLSERDSITQVGYDGAKPETTGSLLDTFVRSRVLSATPAPRDAKETSRTVNIRRIIVSRPVETEQEVEVREQAYHTTLAPPPTDSYEHKRDVSEVTGRTDAAGNGRLVPRVPVYVNAKPPAFANDSE; this comes from the coding sequence ATGACGATGcttccattgctgctgctgccctgtcTGGCGCTGCTAGAGTCGGCCACGGCCGGCTATTTGGCTGTACCACTGCAGTCCCCGGCCGGAGTGACGTACGTAAACAGTCAACAGCATATCGGTCTGTTGGCCGGACCAGCTCGATTGACTCAACAACCCGCaaccatcatcgatgcacGCCATTCGGCAGCCATCGCTGTGACACCGGAACCAGCACCAACGTACTACTCCTACAACAATCCGCAGCCCGTCTTCGGTAAGGCCAGCTACACACCCTCGTCGGTTCAGTATCACACCTACGGCAATCCGACGGTCCGTGTGTTCGAACCCAAATCCTTCGTTTACGGCGTACAGACAGCAAGCAGTGTACCATCACCGACGACACATAccgtccaccagcaccaagttCCGGTAACGGTCACTACCCAgtaccatcaccaacagcagacaCCAACAACGATCGTGCATGAGGCTCCGGTAGCTCGCGTTCCCGTTCCGACGCCAGTGCCCGTGCATGTTCCTGTGCACGTACCGGTTCATGTTCCGGTAGCAGTCCCCGTTGCACCGACCTATACCAAGACCGTCACCACTGGACCAACGTATGTCACTTctgcaccacctccaccaccaccaccaccaccggcagtgaCCGTGGTAAAGCAAGTGCCCTTCGTACGCTCGCGTAAATATAAGGTACGACGTCCGGCCATCCAGAACCAGTTCTACGACATCGAAGAGCGTGTCATCATCCGGCCCGTCGGTACGGCACTGGTTGAGCTAGAGCAACCGATCTCCCAGACGGAAACGCGtaccaaaacgacgacgaaaaccaccgtcaccgagaaACGGCCGGTCTAtagtccaccgccaccaccactacccgaGGTTCACTCGGTAGCTGAGGAGGAAGAACACGAGGAAACGATCTACAAAACGCGTGTTGGTGGACCGCAGGTTGTGACAAAGACAACGACCGTGTACACCGAGCGTCCACCGGTGTTCCAGAAGTCGGGTTACGATCGTCTGGAAGCATCCAAGACGGAAGATCGGGCCCAGATCCGTACCGAGACGCAGGTATCGGCCGCCAGTACAGCTAAAGCTTCGGATGCGGAGTTTATCGATGGATCGGTGACTGCTGTACAGGATCAACCGGCACAACCTGCTCGACCAGTCTTTACCCAAGGACATGCCATCTACCATGGCCATCAGCAGGGACACCAGACGGCCTATTTGAATCCGTTTACGCCACACTTGGCTCCCCATCCGTATCTGTACCATCCGGCCAATGCAGGTCATCTGTTGCATCACGTAGCCTACGTTGATCAGCATTCGCCCGCTCTCTATGCGACGCATCCTGGTGCAGTACATCATCCTCAGACCGTGTTCCATGTTCCTTCGACGACACCCCTGTATCCGGTACCGGCCGTACCAGCCGTTACTCCGGTTCACGATTGTGATGGAGCGAATGATCCTCCGAAGACTTCCTCCGAGTATCTGCCacccagcagtagcagtgtgaCTCCGGTGAGTCCTACGACACCATCGCCGTCACCGGTTGGTACGACCACTCCCTATCCACCAACTTCGACGCCCGGAAGTTTCGCGGATGCGGAAGAGGAGTACGATGATTCGATCGTCGTGAATGCCCGAAGTGGCGCTACCGATGGTTACTCCTCGACGGAATCCGACTACGACAGTACGACCgtggcatcgtcgtcggttccgACGGCGACTCCCAGTTACTATCATGATAAGTATCGCGGTGAATCCGCTAACGGTCAGAGTGAGAGCCACAGTGAGGGACGAGACCGGAGCCAGGGTTCGTTTGAGATCACGTACGCCACGCGCACCACACCGGCAAGCGATCTCGTAGCGTTTGATCCTTCGACAGCCTCGGCCAGTTTCGATCTTGGACCATCGCATACGATCCCACGAGGATTTTCGTTCCCATCGACAACGCCACGACCGACAACATCGTCCTCGGCACAGCTGGCCTCAAGCTCgagcagcaccgcagcagcatctcagCAGGCCGCCAGCACGAGCTCAACGGCTGCCTCGCAACGCTCCATTACGATCATCTCCTCGACGACACCGCGTACTGTGTCGGCCCGTTTCAGTGATGACTCCGCGTCTTTGGCTACCTCCAGCCAGCTCAGTCAATCCAGCTCCAGTTCACAATCGGTTGTGGTCGGTGAGGGATTGACACGGGAACAGATCCACGCCAACCAGGAACAGTTCATTAAGCTACTTTCGGAGCGTGACTCGATCACGCAGGTTGGCTACGATGGTGCGAAGCCCGAGACGACCGGATCGCTGCTTGATACGTTCGTGCGCAGCCGTGTACTGTCCGCTACTCCTGCACCACGCGATGCTAAGGAAACTTCCCGTACGGTCAACATCCGGCGCATTATCGTTTCGCGCCCGGTCGAGACGGAACAGGAGGTTGAGGTGCGGGAGCAGGCGTACCATACgacactagcaccaccacccaccgattCGTACGAGCACAAACGGGATGTCAGCGAGGTCACCGGGCGCACGGATGCTGCCGGTAATGGCCGGCTAGTGCCGCGAGTGCCCGTGTATGTCAACGCCAAACCGCCAGCATTTGCCAACGATTCCGAGTAG
- the LOC125950065 gene encoding uncharacterized protein LOC125950065 yields the protein MNRIIIALAAVSCVCSVSAQVYLNQPIALALQQPAPAVREASLAHPAVVENALHEAQYPDQFRNNFYKNPHIAEALAKHSWFGDKEMPVFEREADKIPRDRIVKIFKNAGFVRRR from the exons ATGAACCGCATCATCATTGCCCTCGCCGCCGTGTCGTGCGTCTGCAGCGTCTCGGCTCAGGTTTACCTGAACCAACCGATCGCGCTGGCACTGCAGCAACCAGCTCCGGCCGTTCGTGAG GCATCGCTGGCTCACCCCGCGGTAGTGGAGAACGCACTGCACGAGGCACAGTACCCGGATCAGTTCCGTAACAACTTCTACAAGAACCCGCACATCGCCGAAGCGCTCGCCAAGCACTCGTGGTTCGGTGATAAGGAGATGCCGGTGTTTGAGCGCGAAGCCGACAAGATCCCACGCGATCGTATTGTGAAGATCTTCAAGAATGCCGGATTTGTCCGCAGGCGTTAA